From a region of the Arachis ipaensis cultivar K30076 chromosome B09, Araip1.1, whole genome shotgun sequence genome:
- the LOC107615312 gene encoding extensin-1-like → MARQQAPNPGFLMENKAKGSRNEHVSSTLELEMFSTSTNDIDTMLQKLFEGFEQAKHMETSKHFWSGWPTATISQNLCSANLLQEEANGTIVVLVPPHPSANGVTPPPIPAFRPPPPPQAAAFQPMPRAGQPAWHQQQPRLPPGMPPPQVQQFQPPPQAVSALPPPTGMVSQPPVWRPQPLPLQQHDGRPMAYPQPSMPPPPSYSQMPPPQ, encoded by the exons ATGGCAAG GCAGCAAGCTCCTAATCCTGGTTTCCTAATGGAAAACAAGGCAAAAGGTAGTAGAAATGAACATGTTTCAAG TACTTTGGAACTGGAGATGTTCTCTACATCAACTAATGATATAGATACAATGCTTCAGAAG CTATTTGAAGGCTTCGAACAAGCAAAACACATGGAAACTTCTAAACACTTTTGGAGCGGTTGGCCAACCGCCACTATCTCCCAGAACTTGTGTAGTGCGAACTTGCTACAAGAAGAG GCTAATGGTACCATTGTTGTTCTGGTGCCTCCTCACCCCTCTGCTAATGGAGTTACTCCACCTCCCATTCCTGCCTTCCGACCACCACCCCCCCCTCAAGCAGCAGCATTTCAGCCAATGCCAAGAGCAGGGCAACCAGCATGGCATCAACAGCAGCCTAGACTCCCGCCTGGAATGCCCCCACCTCAGGTTCAGCAATTCCAGCCACCTCCACAAGCTGTTTCGGCTCTTCCACCACCAACAGGAATGGTAAGTCAACCACCTGTTTGGCGACCACAACCACTGCCGCTACAACAACACGATGGACGACCTATGGCATATCCTCAACCCTCAATGCCTCCACCACCTTCCTATAGCCAGATGCCGCCACCTCAATGA